The uncultured Desulfatiglans sp. DNA window CAACAGTTACTACAGGGATGTCCTCTCAGGGCAGATCGAGATCGGGGAAACGGCTAAAGGCTACATCAAAGAAAAGCTCCGATCGGCGGCCTGGTTGATCAAGAGCATTCACCAGAGACAGCGGACGATCTATCGCGTGACGGAGAGCATCGTCCGGTTTCAGCGGGAGTTTTTCGATAAAGGGATTGCTCATCTGAAGCCCCTTGTGCTCCGTGAGGTAGCCGAGGATATCGAGATGCACGAATCGACGGTCAGCCGGGTAACCACCAATAAATATGTCCATACGCCCCAAGGTATTTTCGAACTCAAATTTTTCTTCAACAGCGCCATCAAGAGTGTTGATGGAGATGATCTGGCTTCCGAAACCGTGAAGGAATTCATACGCAACATTGTTAAATCGGAGGAAAAGAAGAAGCCTTACAGCGATCAAGAGATCTCGGACATGCTGCGGGAGAAAAACATCAAAGTAGCCAGGCGGACGGTCGCCAAATATCGAGAGGCCGCCGGTATCCTGCCTTCCAAAAAAAGAAAGGAACCTTATTGAAGACCTGCGGTTTTTAGCTCTTGTACCGCTGAATCACCCAATTCCGAAAATGTGGAGGTAGTCTTTTATGGATATCACTGTGACCTTCAGACGTACCGAACCGAGCGAAGCGTTGAAAGTGTACGCGGAGGAAAAGGTTTCCAAGGTCAGAAAGTATCTCGATGTTCCGGTCGAGGCCCATATCGTTCTGAGTGTCGAAAAGTTCAGGCACCAGGCGGATGTTACCCTGATCGTCAACGGGACGCGTATCAAGGCCATGGAAGAGACCGGCGACATGTATTCAGCCATCGATCAGGTGATGGACAAGATCGAGAAGCAGGTGAAGCGCCATCTGCAAAAGATCAGAGAACGGCGTCCCGAAGGTGCGAAGCCGGAGGAAGAGGGTGAAGGAGAAGAGACGTCAGCCGCAGCGGAGACCGTGATCGCGGTCGAGCAGATGATCGCCAAGCCGATGGATACTGAAGAAGCGGTCATGCAATTGAATCTGTCGAAGCAGGAATTCCTGGTGTTCCGGAACGCCAAGAGCCTGGAGGTCAATGTGCTTTACAGGAAGAAAGACGGCAGTCTAGGCCTGATCGAGCCGGCGAGCTGATTGTCATTTGGGCGCGGCAAATGAAACTATCTGAAATACTTCATGAAGACAGCATCATTCCTGAGCTGAAGGCAAAAGACAAGAAAGCTGTTCTGAGCGAATTGGCCGAGCGGGTTTGTGCCCGTGACCCCGTTATTGACAAGAACACTCTGGTCAAGGTATTGCTCGAGCGGGAAAAGCTCGGAAGCACAGGGATAGGCGACGGCGTGGCCATCCCTCACGGAAAGCTCGGCGGTGTCAGTCAGCCGATGATCTCCTGCGGACGCAGTCTCGAGGGTGTTGATTTTGACGCCATGGACGGGCAACCCGCCCATCTTTTTTTCCTTCTGATTGCCCCGGAAGACTCGTCCAGCA harbors:
- the raiA gene encoding Ribosomal subunit interface protein translates to MDITVTFRRTEPSEALKVYAEEKVSKVRKYLDVPVEAHIVLSVEKFRHQADVTLIVNGTRIKAMEETGDMYSAIDQVMDKIEKQVKRHLQKIRERRPEGAKPEEEGEGEETSAAAETVIAVEQMIAKPMDTEEAVMQLNLSKQEFLVFRNAKSLEVNVLYRKKDGSLGLIEPAS
- a CDS encoding Phosphoenolpyruvate-dependent sugar PTS family porter, EIIA 2; the encoded protein is MKLSEILHEDSIIPELKAKDKKAVLSELAERVCARDPVIDKNTLVKVLLEREKLGSTGIGDGVAIPHGKLGGVSQPMISCGRSLEGVDFDAMDGQPAHLFFLLIAPEDSSSIHLQVLARLAKILKTSAFRKRLMQARNQQEIYRAIVQTDEESS